The following coding sequences lie in one Methylosinus sp. PW1 genomic window:
- the efp gene encoding elongation factor P has translation MKVIASSIRKGNIIEKEDGHLYVVLKAESFFPGKGTPTTQIDMRRLSDGVKVADRYKTTEQVERAFVEDQDFSYLFGDDDGFTFMNTASYDQVIVPKDVLGDQAQWLQEGMVCILSLFNGVAVGIQLPARVTLEITETEPAMKGQTASSSYKPAIASNGARVMVPPHIQAGTRIVIQTEDGSYVERAKD, from the coding sequence GTGAAAGTCATCGCCAGCTCGATCCGCAAGGGCAATATCATCGAGAAGGAGGACGGCCATCTCTATGTCGTTCTGAAGGCCGAGAGCTTCTTCCCCGGCAAGGGCACGCCCACGACGCAGATCGACATGCGCCGCCTCTCCGACGGGGTGAAGGTCGCCGACCGCTACAAGACCACCGAGCAGGTCGAGCGCGCCTTCGTCGAGGATCAGGACTTCAGCTATCTCTTCGGCGATGACGATGGCTTCACCTTCATGAACACCGCGAGCTACGACCAGGTCATCGTGCCCAAGGATGTGCTCGGCGATCAGGCCCAATGGCTGCAGGAAGGCATGGTCTGCATTCTGTCGCTGTTCAATGGCGTGGCGGTTGGAATCCAGCTCCCGGCCCGCGTGACGCTCGAGATCACCGAGACCGAGCCGGCGATGAAGGGCCAGACGGCCTCCTCTTCCTACAAGCCCGCCATCGCCTCCAACGGCGCCCGCGTGATGGTGCCGCCGCACATCCAGGCCGGCACGCGCATCGTCATCCAGACGGAAGACGGCTCTTACGTCGAGCGCGCGAAGGATTGA
- the epmA gene encoding EF-P lysine aminoacylase EpmA, whose protein sequence is MTRVSPWWARDVYADRKPFLKARARIAAALRQFFSTQGFAEVETAALQLSPGNETHISAFGVDLVSDAGEASRLYLHTSPEFSCKKLLAAGEERIFTFARVFRNRERSALHHPEFTMLEWYRAHEPPERLMEDCAGLLAATAEALGVERFAYRGASVDPYEEPEAISCREAFDRYAGMDLAALLGDRDGLARAAALDGIRVAEDDDWSDLFSKILSEKVEPQLGRARATLLCDYPASEAALARPKADDLRFAERFELFACGVELANGFGELTDPAEQRRRFEEQMEKRARIYGDRYPVDEDFLEALAHMPPASGIALGFDRLAMLASGAERIEQVLWTPVAEKGT, encoded by the coding sequence ATGACGCGAGTGTCGCCCTGGTGGGCCAGGGATGTTTACGCCGATCGCAAGCCATTTCTCAAGGCTCGCGCGCGGATCGCCGCCGCCCTGCGGCAGTTTTTCTCTACCCAAGGCTTCGCCGAGGTGGAGACGGCGGCCCTTCAGCTCTCGCCGGGCAATGAGACGCATATATCGGCTTTCGGCGTCGATCTCGTCTCCGACGCGGGTGAGGCGAGCCGGCTCTATCTCCATACGTCGCCGGAGTTTTCCTGCAAAAAGCTGCTGGCGGCGGGAGAGGAGCGCATCTTCACCTTCGCCCGCGTGTTCCGCAACCGCGAGCGCAGCGCCCTCCACCATCCCGAATTCACGATGCTGGAATGGTATAGGGCGCATGAGCCGCCGGAGCGGCTGATGGAGGATTGCGCCGGCCTGCTCGCCGCAACGGCCGAGGCGCTGGGCGTCGAGCGATTCGCCTATAGGGGCGCGAGCGTCGATCCTTATGAGGAGCCGGAGGCGATCTCCTGCCGCGAGGCCTTCGATCGCTACGCCGGCATGGACCTCGCCGCGCTGCTCGGCGACCGCGACGGCCTCGCCCGCGCCGCCGCGCTGGACGGGATCCGCGTCGCCGAGGACGATGATTGGTCCGACCTCTTCAGCAAGATTCTCTCCGAGAAAGTGGAGCCGCAGCTCGGCCGGGCGCGCGCGACGCTGCTCTGCGACTATCCGGCGAGCGAGGCGGCGCTGGCCCGGCCCAAGGCCGACGACCTGCGTTTCGCCGAGCGTTTCGAGCTCTTCGCCTGCGGGGTGGAGCTCGCCAATGGCTTCGGCGAGCTGACCGACCCGGCCGAGCAGCGCCGCCGTTTCGAAGAGCAGATGGAAAAGCGCGCCCGCATCTATGGCGACCGCTATCCGGTGGACGAAGATTTCCTCGAAGCGCTGGCCCATATGCCGCCGGCGAGCGGCATAGCGCTCGGCTTCGATCGGCTGGCGATGCTGGCCAGCGGGGCGGAGCGCATCGAGCAGGTTCTGTGGACGCCGGTGGCGGAAAAGGGGACGTAG
- a CDS encoding lysine-2,3-aminomutase-like protein, which produces MTEDSARYRLERSDETILEPQGSGAPRAATATSVADLAAAGLVEPARAAALAAVEARYSVAVTPEIAALIDSADPADPIARQFLPDLRELETRPEELADPIGDDAFSPVEGLVHRYPDRVLLKLLSVCPVYCRFCFRRETVGLGKGAMLSDEAVDKALAYVAERPQIFEVILTGGDPLALSARRLRMVAEKLAAIPHVAVLRIHTRAPTAAPRLVTQERLAALKASGKAVYMVLHVNHARELSTAAREAVADIQRAGISTLAQTVLLAGVNDSADTLEQLMRALVTAQIKPYYLHHPDLAPGTGHFRLPLERGQALYAELARRVSGVALPSYVLDIPGGYGKVPLQQSYIERDVDGGWLVRDRAGERRPYPAQDRDR; this is translated from the coding sequence ATGACCGAGGACAGCGCCCGTTATCGCCTGGAGCGGAGCGACGAGACGATTCTGGAGCCCCAGGGCTCCGGCGCGCCGCGCGCCGCGACCGCGACCTCCGTGGCCGATCTCGCCGCCGCCGGGCTGGTGGAGCCGGCGCGAGCGGCGGCGCTGGCGGCCGTCGAGGCGCGCTATAGCGTCGCCGTGACGCCGGAAATCGCCGCGCTGATCGACAGCGCTGATCCGGCGGACCCGATCGCGAGGCAATTTCTGCCCGACCTGCGCGAGCTGGAGACGCGCCCGGAGGAGCTGGCCGATCCGATCGGCGACGACGCCTTCAGCCCGGTGGAAGGGCTGGTGCATCGCTATCCCGATCGCGTGCTGCTGAAGCTGCTCTCGGTCTGCCCGGTCTATTGCCGCTTCTGCTTTCGCCGCGAGACCGTCGGTCTCGGCAAGGGCGCCATGCTCTCCGACGAGGCCGTGGACAAAGCGCTCGCCTATGTCGCGGAGCGGCCGCAGATTTTCGAGGTCATTCTGACCGGCGGCGATCCGCTGGCGCTCTCGGCCCGGCGGCTGCGCATGGTCGCCGAAAAGCTCGCCGCCATTCCGCATGTCGCCGTTCTGCGCATCCACACGCGCGCGCCGACCGCTGCGCCGCGCCTCGTCACGCAGGAGCGGCTGGCGGCGCTGAAGGCGAGCGGCAAGGCCGTCTATATGGTGCTGCACGTCAATCACGCCCGCGAGCTGTCGACCGCGGCGCGGGAGGCGGTCGCCGACATTCAACGGGCGGGGATTTCGACTCTGGCGCAGACCGTTCTGCTCGCCGGCGTCAACGATTCCGCCGACACGCTCGAGCAGCTGATGCGCGCTCTGGTGACGGCGCAGATCAAGCCCTACTATCTCCACCATCCCGATCTCGCGCCGGGCACCGGCCATTTTCGCCTCCCGCTGGAGCGCGGACAGGCGCTTTATGCGGAGCTGGCGCGCCGGGTCTCCGGCGTCGCGCTTCCCTCTTACGTTCTCGACATTCCGGGCGGCTACGGTAAGGTTCCGCTTCAGCAATCCTACATCGAGCGCGACGTGGACGGCGGCTGGCTCGTCCGCGACCGCGCGGGAGAGCGAAGGCCCTATCCGGCGCAAGATCGCGACCGATAG
- a CDS encoding DUF3772 domain-containing protein, with translation MARLTNESFALRRFLALCLVLFFAGAAVAAEPSSTLEQFNARLDAARATLEEVETALADPSLNDATLKSLRDRVDTLPAELQDVIDRLTPRLAALQARLDELSGPAKPAGETKEAPAAAPPTEAPPKKEEPAPGKGARAPGNGRAVIARASAETRSLPTAVPAAPAPAPAPAVDSGSLATASVNAEFAEQKKLYEEVDATLKRARALSIETRQTALVIRARQRALFAKTLFLRTSGLFSPALWSAALQELPYDAKIFGLLLEQRAEAVSARLRNGQLESFLATIFFVLLLAVPATLFARRFAKREATIEAPDQFHKATAAVTTTIVTAALPIAIVAAIALALDAFQLEDAVLAPLGRRLSESVTFVAVSLGLARGLLAPGLPQWRLVGLGNRLSLRLLYLAVLVGFVAAATRVLEQIAEFVQASLPVIVLTRGGGALFIAIVFLIVTVATRHETCDDDPGADLDGRDRIYALRLLAWVEIVVITGALAAGYVAFANFLVLQLAWLAAVGAALYLLLAFVETGLQHLFQPETTLGRTLVSGFGVRSESLCQLAVLSTGVATLALYGFALFVALVPYGFQSGDFLGNLQTAFAGFKIGEVTISPAGMATALALFALTYGATKALRRWLDQRLLPLTRLDMGLRHSIGASLGYAGFILAVSVALAELGLSLERLAIVAGALSVGIGFGLQSIVNNFVSGLILLWERAIRVGDWVVLGDEQGYVKRINVRSTEIETFDRATMIVPNSNLVSGVVKNWLRNDRIGRIKIAIAPHSGVDPEQIRELLLAAAKAQDGLLRIPAPQVMFLAMEQSAFRFELWCYVEDVEQATRVKSDLLFDIYRRFAEAGVKISAPAPAPAVVQVMGLEPFAPAPRVLESGRERDYAVAGE, from the coding sequence ATGGCTCGTCTCACCAACGAAAGCTTCGCCTTGCGCCGATTTCTCGCTCTCTGCCTCGTCCTCTTCTTCGCCGGCGCCGCCGTCGCCGCGGAGCCCTCTTCCACGCTCGAGCAGTTCAATGCGCGGCTCGACGCCGCCCGCGCGACGCTCGAGGAAGTGGAGACCGCCCTCGCCGATCCCTCGCTCAATGACGCGACGCTCAAGAGCCTGCGCGATCGCGTCGATACGCTGCCGGCCGAGCTGCAGGATGTGATCGACCGGCTGACGCCGCGCCTCGCCGCCTTGCAGGCGCGGCTCGACGAGCTGTCCGGCCCGGCCAAGCCCGCCGGCGAGACGAAGGAGGCGCCCGCCGCCGCGCCGCCGACCGAAGCGCCGCCCAAGAAGGAGGAGCCCGCCCCCGGCAAAGGCGCGCGCGCGCCCGGCAATGGCAGAGCGGTTATCGCCAGAGCCTCGGCCGAGACGCGCTCCCTGCCCACGGCCGTCCCCGCTGCGCCAGCCCCCGCCCCCGCTCCGGCGGTGGATAGCGGCTCGCTGGCGACGGCGAGCGTCAACGCCGAATTCGCCGAGCAGAAGAAGCTCTATGAGGAGGTGGACGCGACGCTGAAGCGCGCGCGGGCGCTGTCGATCGAGACGCGGCAGACCGCTCTGGTGATCCGCGCGCGGCAACGGGCGCTCTTCGCCAAGACCTTGTTCCTGCGCACCAGCGGTCTGTTCTCCCCGGCGCTGTGGAGCGCCGCTCTGCAAGAGCTGCCCTATGACGCCAAGATCTTCGGCCTGCTGCTGGAGCAGCGCGCCGAGGCCGTCTCGGCGCGGCTGCGCAATGGGCAGCTCGAGAGCTTTCTGGCGACGATATTTTTCGTGCTGCTGCTCGCCGTGCCGGCGACCTTGTTCGCCCGCCGCTTCGCGAAGCGCGAGGCCACGATCGAGGCGCCGGACCAATTCCACAAGGCCACGGCGGCGGTGACGACGACCATTGTGACCGCGGCGCTGCCGATCGCCATCGTCGCGGCCATCGCTCTGGCGCTCGACGCTTTTCAGCTCGAGGACGCCGTTCTCGCCCCGCTCGGCCGGCGTCTGTCCGAATCGGTGACTTTCGTCGCGGTCTCCCTGGGGCTGGCGCGCGGGCTGCTGGCGCCGGGCCTGCCGCAATGGCGGCTCGTCGGCTTGGGCAACCGGCTCTCGCTGCGGCTGCTCTATCTCGCGGTTCTCGTCGGCTTCGTCGCCGCGGCGACGCGCGTTCTCGAGCAGATCGCCGAATTCGTGCAGGCGAGCCTTCCGGTCATCGTGCTGACGCGCGGCGGCGGCGCCTTGTTCATCGCCATCGTCTTTCTCATCGTCACCGTGGCGACGCGCCATGAGACATGCGACGACGACCCCGGCGCCGATCTCGACGGACGCGACCGCATCTATGCGCTGCGCCTTCTCGCCTGGGTGGAGATCGTCGTCATCACGGGCGCGCTGGCGGCCGGCTATGTGGCTTTCGCCAATTTCCTGGTGCTGCAGCTCGCCTGGCTCGCGGCCGTCGGTGCGGCGCTCTATCTGCTGCTCGCCTTTGTCGAGACCGGCCTTCAACATCTCTTCCAGCCGGAGACGACGCTCGGACGCACGCTCGTCTCCGGCTTCGGCGTGCGCAGCGAATCGCTCTGCCAGCTCGCCGTGCTCTCGACCGGCGTCGCGACGCTCGCTCTCTACGGCTTCGCGCTCTTCGTCGCGCTCGTCCCTTATGGTTTCCAGTCCGGCGATTTCCTGGGCAATCTCCAAACCGCCTTCGCCGGCTTCAAGATCGGCGAGGTCACCATCTCGCCGGCCGGCATGGCGACGGCGCTCGCCCTCTTCGCCCTCACCTATGGGGCGACCAAGGCGCTGCGCCGCTGGCTCGACCAGCGCCTGCTGCCGCTGACGCGGCTCGACATGGGCCTGCGCCACTCCATCGGCGCCAGCCTCGGCTACGCCGGATTCATTCTGGCCGTCTCCGTGGCGCTGGCCGAGCTCGGCCTCAGCCTCGAGCGCCTCGCCATCGTCGCCGGCGCCCTTTCGGTCGGCATCGGCTTCGGCCTGCAATCGATCGTCAATAATTTCGTCTCCGGCCTCATCCTGCTGTGGGAGCGGGCGATCCGCGTCGGCGACTGGGTCGTGCTCGGCGACGAGCAAGGCTATGTGAAGCGCATCAATGTGCGCTCGACCGAGATCGAGACCTTCGATCGCGCGACGATGATCGTGCCCAATTCCAATCTCGTTTCCGGCGTGGTCAAGAATTGGTTGCGCAACGACCGCATCGGCCGCATCAAGATCGCCATCGCCCCGCATTCGGGCGTCGATCCCGAGCAGATTCGCGAGCTGCTGCTCGCCGCCGCAAAGGCGCAGGACGGGCTTCTACGCATCCCGGCGCCGCAAGTTATGTTCCTCGCCATGGAGCAGAGCGCCTTTCGCTTCGAGCTCTGGTGCTATGTCGAGGATGTCGAGCAGGCAACGCGGGTGAAGAGCGATCTGCTCTTCGACATCTACCGCCGCTTCGCCGAGGCGGGCGTGAAGATTTCCGCCCCCGCGCCGGCGCCGGCGGTGGTGCAGGTGATGGGGCTGGAGCCTTTCGCGCCCGCGCCGCGCGTGCTGGAGAGCGGGCGCGAGCGGGACTATGCGGTCGCCGGCGAATGA
- a CDS encoding CAP domain-containing protein, translating to MSPSLRFLAPAAALLALASCTSESRLPKEPEQPSFYRSLAAPNARVDAQAARDMISLYRSNNGLSALALDPALQEAAQAQASAMASANSLSHVVRGTLDMRLTARGMRSVSAAENVSAGYHTLAEAFSGWRQSPPHNKNLLMKKATRMGIATAYAPNAKYKVYWALILAD from the coding sequence ATGTCTCCTTCCCTTCGCTTCCTCGCGCCGGCCGCGGCGCTTCTCGCGCTCGCCTCCTGCACGAGCGAGAGCCGCCTGCCGAAAGAGCCGGAGCAGCCGAGCTTCTATCGCTCGCTCGCCGCGCCGAATGCGCGCGTCGACGCGCAGGCGGCGCGGGACATGATCTCGCTCTATCGCAGCAACAATGGGCTCTCGGCGCTGGCGCTGGACCCCGCGCTGCAAGAGGCCGCGCAGGCGCAGGCGAGCGCCATGGCCTCCGCCAATTCGCTGAGCCATGTGGTGCGCGGAACGCTGGACATGCGCCTCACCGCGCGCGGAATGCGCAGCGTCAGCGCCGCGGAGAATGTCTCGGCCGGCTATCACACGCTCGCCGAGGCGTTCTCGGGATGGCGGCAATCGCCGCCGCACAATAAGAATTTGCTGATGAAGAAAGCGACGCGCATGGGCATTGCGACCGCCTATGCGCCCAATGCGAAATACAAGGTCTATTGGGCTTTGATTCTCGCCGATTAG
- a CDS encoding IS1380 family transposase, with product MNDFTLPLSGLSPVSGKTVVAKFDGGLVSSDGGVLLLREIEQRLRVAERLAGCIRDPRDPDLVTHTLADIMRFRLLMIGAGYEDGNDASALRSDPIFKMAQGVAPSERELASQSTISRFENLPDARALLRMGRALVDLYCESFHRVPERITLDIDDTFDAVHGGQQLRLFNAHHDEYGFQPIVVFDGSGRFVSAMLRPAKRPSGREAERFLRRLLRAIRTNWPRTKILLRADSHYCTPETIDFCRANGLDFIFGVAPTTTLRSHILGLEARTKAAFEATPSAGKARRYKEFLDGAQSWSRVERIIARTEAGPDGVDTRFVVTNLEARNARRLYEDVYCRRGQAENHIKSWKTHLCADRTSCMKATANQLRLFLHAGAYWIMWGLRMAAPKRSAWRTAQFDTLRLRLVKIAARVVEMKTAIKIHLPTSCPDQRFLRIALARIPRLAT from the coding sequence ATGAACGATTTTACCCTGCCGCTTTCCGGCCTGTCACCTGTTTCCGGCAAGACCGTCGTCGCCAAATTCGACGGCGGCCTCGTGTCCTCCGATGGCGGCGTGCTGCTGCTGCGTGAGATCGAGCAGCGCCTGCGCGTCGCCGAGCGGCTCGCCGGCTGCATCCGCGATCCGCGCGATCCCGATCTCGTCACCCACACGCTCGCCGACATCATGCGCTTTCGCCTGCTCATGATCGGCGCCGGCTATGAGGACGGCAACGACGCCTCGGCTCTGCGCAGCGATCCGATCTTCAAGATGGCGCAAGGCGTCGCGCCGTCCGAGCGCGAGCTCGCCTCGCAGTCGACGATCTCGCGCTTCGAGAATCTGCCGGACGCTCGCGCTCTGCTGCGCATGGGCCGCGCCTTGGTCGATCTCTATTGCGAGTCGTTCCATCGCGTTCCAGAGCGCATCACGCTCGACATCGACGACACCTTCGACGCTGTCCACGGCGGCCAGCAACTCCGCCTCTTCAACGCGCATCATGACGAATATGGTTTTCAACCGATCGTCGTGTTCGACGGCTCTGGCCGCTTCGTCTCGGCCATGCTGCGGCCGGCAAAGCGCCCCAGCGGCAGGGAGGCCGAGCGCTTCCTGCGCCGCCTGCTGCGCGCCATTCGCACCAATTGGCCGAGAACGAAAATTCTGCTGCGCGCCGACAGCCATTATTGCACGCCCGAGACGATCGACTTCTGCCGCGCCAATGGCCTCGACTTCATCTTCGGCGTCGCCCCGACGACGACGCTGAGATCGCATATCCTCGGCCTCGAAGCCAGAACCAAGGCCGCGTTCGAGGCGACGCCTTCGGCCGGCAAGGCGCGGCGCTACAAGGAATTCCTCGACGGCGCACAGAGCTGGAGCCGCGTCGAGCGCATCATCGCACGAACCGAAGCAGGGCCCGACGGCGTCGACACGCGCTTCGTCGTCACCAATCTCGAAGCCCGCAATGCCCGCCGTCTCTATGAAGATGTCTATTGCCGACGCGGCCAAGCCGAGAACCATATCAAATCCTGGAAGACGCATCTTTGCGCCGACCGAACCTCATGCATGAAGGCGACAGCCAATCAGCTTCGCCTGTTCCTGCACGCCGGAGCCTATTGGATCATGTGGGGCTTGCGCATGGCGGCGCCCAAGCGCTCGGCTTGGCGGACGGCTCAGTTCGACACTCTGCGTCTACGTCTCGTGAAAATCGCCGCGCGTGTCGTCGAGATGAAGACCGCCATCAAAATCCATCTGCCGACGAGCTGTCCCGACCAGCGATTCCTTCGCATCGCGCTCGCGCGCATTCCGCGCCTCGCGACATGA